ATCAAATATAAGTCAGAAATAGACTGCCAGGACTATATTATCTagttatgatatacattgtttCAAACTTGTATACTACTTGCACAACTATCATAGTATTGCACTCAGagagaaaacaatatttttcaaagtttatcaaattattaatgACAGTACAGTCTTGACACACAACAGAATTTGTTTAATGCAATATAGTAATTATCTGCATGTAGTAATTATCATAAGCTAATATATTTATGGCACAGACatagatgtaaaatattattgatGTTTTCCATAATTCATCATAGCAAGTAAACTctatttatttaatgattaaCATATTTTCAGTTCTCCTGAAACTCCTACTTACTGAAATGACAGGAACTAGTGGAAGCATCCTCATCACAAGGACACTTCCAACAAGGGAGTCCCACAGCATTCCTGTAGTAGCCCACAGCACACTGCTCACAGAACAGGCCCCCAAAACCAGTGCGACATGGGCACCATACCTTTGTGGTGAAGTTACACATAGTGTTTCCAGGTTCTGTTCCAAATGTGTCACATCGACAACCTGTTAAAACACAGATTCTAGATCTGAAATATAGTTCAAGTCAAATACctaaaactaaaaaaaaggTATTCTTTATATTATACATCCAACTGTACAATATCAAGTATTATTTCATACAAGAAAGAGGGAGAAAATTAGAAGACCAATTACGTGAAATTTTAGTTCCACACTATCTGTAAGAAGAGTTGTACTTACGTTTGGTGGTATCATAATTGGTTGTAAAATATGAGGTGTTAGATGTGAGAATCTTTTCCCCAATATAAACAGCAGACACATTGAGTCTGTAGGTAGTGTTAGGGACGAGTCCCTGTAGGTATAGTCCTGTCACAGTCTGATTCACCTCCTGCTCACTATAATTAGCTGAAATGTACAACAGTGTCTGTGTGGcaaataaacataatatgtatGTCTGTCATTATGTCTAGCTTCTGAAACAGAATTTCAAGATAGAAAATGTTATGTAACTAATTATAAGAAGATAAAAATTTACagtcaatatatatgtacaacaaAGAGcttttttattaatataaaaaaagtgagcgaaaaaaaaaaaataaaaactggtTAGTTGACCTTCAAATCTAAACTGTAATGATAGGTGAATACATTAatctagtaatatatataatatactaaattcaaataaatatgtGACAAAAATGGAAACTATAGTAAaccacaatatataatacattggaTTTGGAGGATATGAATTAATATGGGGTTACATGCAACATGTAAAATGGTAATCCAATCAACATTTTGGTCAAGTGATCATGAGCTAAAAATATAGATTATATTAAAACCAAGAAATGTAATATAAACAGATTGAACATTATCACgttcaaaaaatgaaaacttaCTTGACTGGTCGGGCCACCATTTCACAACGTATCTAATCAAATGACCACTGTGGAAGTCAACAACATCTTTTTCTTTGAGTGGTTGTTTGTTATCGGAGTCATTATACAAGACATATTTAGGTGTCCATGGTGTCCATATGGTAACATTGTGATGATGCTGTGTAGATGTATAGCCTGCTGATGAAGCATTTGTTTGTTGTTCAGAACCAGGTGCTGCAGAATCTACTGAAGGCAATGTTGTGTTTACATCCAGACTAGAACTGGAGTTTCCACTAGACAAGTCTACAATTGAACTGTTTGCAGACAAGGAATCATTGTTTGTCCCTAAAACAGAAATCACATCTGTTGTGTTATCAGAGATCTTGTTGTATGTGTAAGGCACTTCTTTTTGTTTGTCCACAGTGTTGATGTTTGTACCACTGTCTGTTTTACCTGGTGCAGGCTCATTGGGGTCTCCAAATGTGTTATTGATCTTCACATGGATGTATACTGGAGGTGCAAACCAATACACATAAGCATTCTTGTCAGCTACATAGCCAATTGATACATTCATGGGTGGATACAGCGTAACATAGACACCTACAAagtgtagaaaaaaaatcagttgaAAATAACTACATAAAAGTAATTCAGATTGTTTCCAAAAATATATTCTTTATGTTCAAATACAAGTATAAATACTAAAGAACTATTTTGCTATGAAAAGACGCTAAAATAAATCATGCTTTGGGCAATTAGAGAGAAAAATAATACAGTATTCTGTGATACAATCAGAGGCGATGTAAATGCCATCCTTGACCCCATGTGAAAATTagattatttcttaatttaggAAAATTAAGAAGCATGCTTTTCATCTGGGGTCAAGAACACTAAAGAAGACAATGGTCATTGTAAACTATACATAATATATGAACTCATCAATCCTTAGCATATGTACATTTTCTCAATATCCCGTTGAGTCTATTTTACTGTGAATGGTTCATGTATACGCCATATGGAATATTGCATACTGGaacatatgttttatttatgaattgtacaaatgaattCAAATTAATTGGGAGTTTGGAAAATACATCTATTTCAAATAGATGTCGTATTAGGCACGGTATATCACGTCTATTTTGCGTGTTCATACTATTATTATGTCAATGCAGGAAACACATCATATGCATTACATTTACCGTGATCCTGATCATGATATACTACCTGGttgtctgtattatatatatcaccGATGTACAGTTTGTAATCAAAATAAAAGACAAGTCTTTCCAAACATTTTCTTTGGAATGCTGacttaaatgtatatattaattctaAGTGTGCCCATAC
The window above is part of the Pecten maximus chromosome 2, xPecMax1.1, whole genome shotgun sequence genome. Proteins encoded here:
- the LOC117321605 gene encoding uncharacterized protein LOC117321605, with protein sequence MPLIFAIACGFFVTLFVPSVCQREHAGVYVTLYPPMNVSIGYVADKNAYVYWFAPPVYIHVKINNTFGDPNEPAPGKTDSGTNINTVDKQKEVPYTYNKISDNTTDVISVLGTNNDSLSANSSIVDLSSGNSSSSLDVNTTLPSVDSAAPGSEQQTNASSAGYTSTQHHHNVTIWTPWTPKYVLYNDSDNKQPLKEKDVVDFHSGHLIRYVVKWWPDQSTNYSEQEVNQTVTGLYLQGLVPNTTYRLNVSAVYIGEKILTSNTSYFTTNYDTTKRCRCDTFGTEPGNTMCNFTTKVWCPCRTGFGGLFCEQCAVGYYRNAVGLPCWKCPCDEDASTSSCHFKEEFLYCDRCKQGYAGNLCHKCSPGYFRHGTSDRCRPCACRGNSDKCNPYTGECIDCRHNTTGFSCDKCKKDYQGDPAIFKNCTHKDDLKPKSPTHTLVIALVCVIVVLVILAIVGIIIYRKWKEHPAAKPFWTVELQDDHEGVNFSTVPEDDLQNHVEDMNFYEKQKSKRGKQKYSPLREDL